The stretch of DNA GCTTTCCATACGAACCCGACGAATTGCTGTGCGGACTTCTGGAGGAAGAGATACGCGACCTTGTCTTAGAATAATGGGAGAGGGGGTTTGATCTGGGTCTTCCAGAGCTTCTTCTGAATGGGTCATATTACTTGAGGTAAAAAATAAAAAATCCCCGCTTTGTGGGCGAGGAGTGAGGTTTAATGTTGAGAATCAAACCCTATAGAACTCCTCGCTTTGCCCAAATTACAAAGCAATACTTTGTAAGGTGAGTGAGGCGAAGTGTTGTTGCGGATTGATTCATAAATTTGAAAACAAACCCCACAATACAGAACAAGATTTAGTTTGTCAAAGTGCTTTTTTTAGCACCTATTTCTGCTCTTTGAGCTTCTTGAATTCGTGTCGGAAGAATTTCGCGGTTTCGAGGCAGTCTTTTGCCTTTTCGTTGTTGGGTTCCAGTTGTAGGGCGGTTTCTAACAGGGCGATGGTGGTTTCGAATTGGCGGTCATTGAGATAGCAGACGGCGAGATCACACATGATGAGGGTATCGCTGGGAGCCATGGCTTTTGCCCGTTCCAAGATCACGAGACCCCGTTTGCGGTCTCCACCGTGGAAGATGGACCAGCCGAGGCAGCGCAAAATTTCCGGATGGTGGGGTTGAACTTGATTGGCGAGTTCCAAAGTTTCGATGGATTTTCCGAAATCTCCCAAAGAAGAATAAAGGAATCCGAGCAAATAGAGAGCGTTTGGACTCTTGGGTTTGAGTTTGAGGGCATGTTTAAGCGCCTTCATGGATTTATCGTATTCTCGTAAGCTGAGGTAGTTGTCTCCGATTTCCTCGTAAGCCTCTACAAACTCAAGATCCATGAGGATCATCTTGTTTGCCAGCTGGATGGCTTCTTCGTGTTTTCCAGAGAGCTTGAGGCTATCCGCCTGTTTGAGGAGATCGTCGTACATTTGTTTTTGTTTTTATGTATCTTGTCATTATAGCAAAAAATCCGAGTTTCTTCAAGCCGGGTAGACTTGTTAAACGGAATAATTGTGGTGAATTCACGGCTCGAGGTCGGGGGTCTTTTTTGCGAAGGCAATATTGGCTTCCAGAAGCCCTTGTGGGGTGCCGGTGTCGTAGCGAGTTCCCTCCACTTCCAGGGCAAAAATGGCTTCTCCTTGCGCCAAAAGTGTCATCAGACCGTCGATGAGGCGAATTTCCCCGTCCGGATGGCTGGATTGGCTCTTGCTCAGGGCCTTAAGGACTTCCGGTGTACAGATGTATTTCCCAATGATGCCCAGGTTGGAGGGGGCCTCTTCGGGGCTTGGTTTTTCCACCAAACCTTTCACTTCTATAATGCGGCCTTCTGTTTTACCCGGGGCAATGACTCCATACGCACTGATTCGTTCTTTGGGCACGCGCTCGGTGCAGAGCACAGAAGTTCCCTTTTCCTTATATACGGTGAGAAGTTGGGCAAGCGCCGGTACCGGGGCATCGATGATGTCGTCGCCAAAAAGCACGGCAAAAGGCTCGTCTCCAATCAGATCTTTGGCACAGAGCAGGGCGTGACCGTCTCCGTTCGGTTCATTTTGTCTCACAAACACAAATTGGGCGGATTTCTCTATTTTCTGCACTTCCGCCAAGAGATCTTGCTTCCCCCGTTTAAGGAGTTCATGTTCCAGTTCATAGGAAGGGTCGAAATGCTCTTCGATGGCGCGTTTTCCGATTCCCGTTACAATAATGATTTCTTCGATCCCGCTGGCCACCGCTTCTTCGGCCAAATACTGGATGACCGGTTTATTGAGAATGGGGAGCATGGCTTTGGGGATCACTTTGGTCATGGGCAAAAAACGGGTCCCAAGGCCCGCTGCTAAAATGACGGCTTTTCGAACAGGTTTATTCATGGGCACGGGCGTCGTCTTCTATATGAATGATTCGCGACTTAAAATCTTCCGTTTTTGGAATAGTGATGATGAGCATGTGTTCGTGGACCCTGGCATTGATGTTTTTTCGATCGATGTGATCGGGGAGCACGATGGATCTGGAGAAAACTCCCCAGAAGAGCTCTTGGACCAAGGCATCTTTTTTAGGCATGTCCTCCACTTCTTTTCGTTCGCCTCGAATGGTGAGCACATCATCTTGAATGGATACCTTGATGTCGGGCTTCTCTACTCCTGCGATGGGACAAATGATGATCATTCGATCTTCTCGTTGCAAAATATCCACCGAAAGCTTCCCCTCTTGATTGGCTTCGCCCGCTCCTTTTGGACTTTGCTGAGGGCGTGCATTCAATTTGACCGGCACTTTATTTTTACCGAGGGCCCCGGCTGGAGCCTCCGTCTTGTTTGCGTACTTGAGTTGTCCAATCCCGACTTGGTTCATGAGAGCAGTTTAAAACCTTATTTAATAAAACGCCAGGGTTAAGGAGCCGTTAAGCCTTCTTTTTGGAATCCGCTCCACTGTGTTTCGCAGTGTCTTCAAAAATTTCAATGAATTCCTCACGGGTGAGGGTTTCTTTATCGATGAGGGTTTTGGCCACGCGCTCAAGGCCTTTTTTGTGTGTGGTGAGCGTTTCTTTGGCGGTTTTGTAGGCCTTTTGAACCAAGGCCTCCACTTCTTTATCGATTTGAGCGGCCACTTCTTCGGAATAGTTTTTGGTGTGTCCGTAGTCACGACCCAGGAAGACTTCATGGCTCTTTTCACCAAACACGGTGGGGCCGATTTTTGCGCTCATTCCATACTCGGTGACCATGCGGCGGGCGATGCTGCTGGCGCGTTCCAAATCGTTGGAGGGGCCTGTGGAGACCTGTCCATAGATCATTTCTTCGGCCACGAATCCTCCAAGCAGGGAGGCCATTTCGTGTTCAAACTTTTGTTGAGTGACCATGTGTTTGTCTTCGTCCGGCATGAACCAAGTGGACCCCAGGGACATCCCACGAGAGATGATGGTGATTTTACGGAGTGGGTCGCAATCTTCCATCAAATGGCCCACGATGGCGTGACCGGTTTCGTGGTAAGCGGTGACTTCCTTTTCCTTTTTGGACAGCACATGGGATTTTCGCTCAGGCCCCATTTGTACTTTTTCAACGGACATTTCGATGTCGCGCTGAGTGACTTCTTTTTGATTTTTCTTGGCGGCCAAAATGGCGGCTTCGTTCATGAGGTTTTCCAGATCTGCTCCGGAGAAACCGGGCGTTTGTTTGGCGATGTGGCCCAGGTCCACGCTCTTGGCCAGGGGCTTGTTTTTGGAGTGCACTTTGAGGATTTCTTCGCGATCTTCCATGTTGGGGCTGTCCACCACCACGCGGCGGTCGAAACGACCGGGAC from Candidatus Gracilibacteria bacterium encodes:
- a CDS encoding tetratricopeptide repeat protein, with the protein product MYDDLLKQADSLKLSGKHEEAIQLANKMILMDLEFVEAYEEIGDNYLSLREYDKSMKALKHALKLKPKSPNALYLLGFLYSSLGDFGKSIETLELANQVQPHHPEILRCLGWSIFHGGDRKRGLVILERAKAMAPSDTLIMCDLAVCYLNDRQFETTIALLETALQLEPNNEKAKDCLETAKFFRHEFKKLKEQK
- a CDS encoding Hsp20/alpha crystallin family protein, which gives rise to MNQVGIGQLKYANKTEAPAGALGKNKVPVKLNARPQQSPKGAGEANQEGKLSVDILQREDRMIIICPIAGVEKPDIKVSIQDDVLTIRGERKEVEDMPKKDALVQELFWGVFSRSIVLPDHIDRKNINARVHEHMLIITIPKTEDFKSRIIHIEDDARAHE
- a CDS encoding UTP--glucose-1-phosphate uridylyltransferase; the encoded protein is MNKPVRKAVILAAGLGTRFLPMTKVIPKAMLPILNKPVIQYLAEEAVASGIEEIIIVTGIGKRAIEEHFDPSYELEHELLKRGKQDLLAEVQKIEKSAQFVFVRQNEPNGDGHALLCAKDLIGDEPFAVLFGDDIIDAPVPALAQLLTVYKEKGTSVLCTERVPKERISAYGVIAPGKTEGRIIEVKGLVEKPSPEEAPSNLGIIGKYICTPEVLKALSKSQSSHPDGEIRLIDGLMTLLAQGEAIFALEVEGTRYDTGTPQGLLEANIAFAKKTPDLEPGIHHNYSV